In one window of Patescibacteria group bacterium DNA:
- the nrdR gene encoding transcriptional regulator NrdR: MKCPICSHQDTKVVDSRVSADELSIRRRRECLRCEFRFSTYESVEILDLTIVKKDGRKEAYNREKIVKGLRRSLEKRPISDEDFKQLINVIERDLQALRKTEIASDLIGEIIMDHLKKVDKVAYIRFASVYESFEDAETFLEELEKLIDKKTTNKKKN, encoded by the coding sequence ATGAAGTGTCCAATTTGCAGTCATCAAGATACAAAAGTGGTTGATTCAAGGGTATCAGCGGATGAATTATCAATCCGGAGACGTCGAGAATGTCTAAGATGTGAATTTCGTTTCTCCACCTATGAGTCAGTCGAAATTTTGGACCTGACTATTGTGAAAAAGGATGGTCGTAAAGAAGCCTATAATCGAGAGAAGATAGTTAAGGGCTTAAGGCGGTCATTGGAGAAGAGACCAATTAGCGACGAAGATTTTAAACAATTAATCAATGTCATTGAGCGCGATTTGCAAGCGCTACGTAAAACGGAAATAGCCTCTGATTTGATTGGTGAGATTATTATGGATCACTTGAAGAAGGTGGACAAGGTGGCCTATATCCGATTTGCCAGTGTGTATGAGTCATTTGAGGATGCGGAAACATTCTTGGAGGAACTAGAAAAATTGATTGATAAAAAAACTACTAATAAAAAGAAAAATTAA